From a region of the Sminthopsis crassicaudata isolate SCR6 chromosome 6, ASM4859323v1, whole genome shotgun sequence genome:
- the LOC141547773 gene encoding uncharacterized protein LOC141547773 isoform X2, which translates to MLENYENFISLGLPVSKLDMLSLLKREKSSSWKPGEGNLQASCPDSFSEIWYETLDSSLIEDTGNLFLDDTPTSNRSLWLSKKREDGRCDVSSEEGKMIREAPSRQLISTYRTSFKKEGVPQCNALGRHFLLGSVFDAVWKETVWGNIQKYMTLEKSFRDFSDLIPSNIVSLGTNFSKYEKWKKPFSYHSDLIRFHRSHAGEELQEHNECGDAFFRRSNHVGHQTFHIGNKHNQCNKYWRILNHGGSLTEQRNTYVGVKPFQCNECRKAFNQREQLIYHQRTHTGEKPFDCTECGKAFNRRANLIRHQRTHTGVKPFECNDCQKTFSQRGHLIYHQRIHTGEKPFECRECGKAFSRRAALITHLRTHTGERPFACDECGKAFSERRDLVTHQRTHTGEKPFECNECRKAFSQRGHLIFHQRIHTGEKPFECSKCGRDFSQKGHLIRHQRIHTEVKPLECNDGGKTFDERTDLICHQKIQTWEGMPN; encoded by the coding sequence atTCCTTTAGTGAGATCTGGTATGAAACCCTGGATTCAAGTCTAATAGAAGACACTGGAAATCTTTTCTTGGATGATACTCCTACATCAAACAGAAGTCTCTGGCTATCcaaaaagagagaagatggaagatgTGATGTCAGttcagaggaaggaaagatgatCAGGGAGGCACCATCCAGACAATTAATAAGCACTTACAGAACATCTTTTAAGAAAGAGGGTGTACCTCAGTGTAATGCATTAGGGAGGCATTTTCTTTTGGGATCAGTCTTTGATGCAGTATGGAAAGAAACTGTATGGGGaaatatccaaaaatatatgACACTTGAAAAGAGCTTTAGGGATTTTTCAGACCTAATTCCAAGTAATATAGTTTCCTTAGGGACGAACTTTTCTAagtatgaaaaatggaagaaacccTTCAGTTACCACTCAGACTTAATTAGATTTCATAGATCACATGCTGGGGAAGAACTTCAAGAACACAATGAATGTGGTGATGCCTTTTTCAGAAGATCAAATCATGTTGGACACCAGACATTTCATATTGGCAATAAACATAATCAGTGCAATAAATATTGGAGAATCTTGAACCATGGGGGAAGCTTGACTGAACAGAGGAATACTTATGTTGGAGTGAAACCTTTTCAGTGTAATGAATGTAGGAAAGCCTTTAATCAGAGGGAACAACTCATTTATCATCAGAGAACTCATACTGGTGAGAAACCCTTTGACTGTActgaatgtggaaaggccttcaACCGGAGAGCAAACCTTATTAGACATCAAAGAACTCATACTGGAGTCaaaccctttgaatgtaatgATTGTCAGAAAACCTTTAGCCAGAGAGGACATCTCATTTatcatcaaagaattcatactggtgAGAAGCCCTTTGAATGtagggaatgtgggaaagccttcagcaGGAGAGCTGCTCTTATTACACATCTGAGAACTCATACCGGAGAGAGACCCTTTGCAtgtgatgaatgtgggaaagccttcagtgaAAGAAGAGACCTTGTTACTCATCAGAgaactcatactggagagaaaccctttgaatgtaacGAATGTAGGAAAGCCTTCAGTCAGAGGGGACACCTCATTTttcatcaaagaattcatactggagagaaaccctttgaatgtaGCAAATGTGGAAGAGATTTCAGCCAGAAGGGACACCTTATTAGACATCAGAGAATACATACTGAAGTGAAACCTTTAGAATGCAATGACGGAGGGAAAACTTTTGATGAGAGGACAGACCTTATTTGTCATCAGAAAATTCAGACTTGGGAGGGGATGCCTAATTAA